The Leptospira bouyouniensis genome contains a region encoding:
- a CDS encoding 3'(2'),5'-bisphosphate nucleotidase CysQ, whose protein sequence is MEEQDFHEVWRWVLSVGDSILKIYKSDFQIRDKGGNDPVTEADLFASEFLLDKISNRFPGHGFLSEEKLDSSSRLDKEWVWILDPIDGTREFVKKNDQFALSLGLVRNGEAIWGIIFNPATGEFFSKGKHCFFAKLQTPFATEENFRTLVVESSSILHPLQDEIELKKKPILLVSFSEMKEGLFNDPFWNEAFEIRSMGSIAYKLGLLSAGFIDLIVSLKPKNEWDICGGIALLDEENFTYFPLKDKPYSFNQKTTLSFGLVAGKKKAVEYLESKIDFHQLSLKVKERW, encoded by the coding sequence ATGGAAGAACAAGATTTTCATGAAGTATGGCGGTGGGTTCTATCAGTAGGAGATTCCATCTTAAAGATTTATAAATCCGATTTTCAAATCCGTGATAAAGGTGGGAATGATCCAGTCACTGAAGCAGATTTATTTGCTAGTGAATTTTTATTAGATAAAATTTCGAATCGATTTCCCGGACATGGTTTTTTGTCCGAGGAAAAACTCGATTCATCATCAAGATTGGACAAAGAGTGGGTTTGGATTTTGGATCCAATTGATGGCACCCGTGAATTTGTTAAAAAAAATGATCAATTTGCTTTAAGCCTCGGACTTGTTCGGAATGGAGAAGCGATTTGGGGTATAATTTTTAATCCAGCGACGGGTGAATTTTTTTCGAAAGGGAAACATTGTTTTTTCGCAAAACTGCAAACCCCCTTTGCGACGGAGGAAAATTTCAGAACATTAGTCGTTGAAAGTAGTTCCATATTACACCCATTACAAGATGAGATAGAGCTCAAAAAAAAACCAATTCTTCTTGTTTCGTTTTCTGAAATGAAAGAAGGGCTTTTTAATGATCCATTCTGGAACGAGGCTTTTGAAATTCGTTCTATGGGAAGTATTGCCTATAAATTAGGATTACTTTCTGCAGGATTTATTGATTTGATTGTATCGTTAAAACCTAAAAATGAATGGGATATTTGTGGTGGAATCGCATTACTTGATGAAGAAAATTTCACCTATTTTCCATTAAAAGATAAACCTTATTCCTTTAACCAAAAAACAACTTTATCCTTTGGATTAGTCGCAGGTAAAAAAAAGGCAGTGGAGTACCTTGAATCCAAAATTGATTTTCACCAACTTTCATTGAAGGTAAAAGAACGATGGTAA
- a CDS encoding ExbD/TolR family protein, with product MKFRKATKSFNTIELAPLIDVISFIVIYFLMNATLEKNTALKVELPRSSSVAKEKQKDELVITVDKQGKIYLDQNSEPVALEGLTEKINGFLGPEKERDPKKNKVIIRGDGGASYQVVVKVIDAVNAAGVSRFNLAMVKGTSK from the coding sequence ATGAAATTTCGCAAAGCAACAAAGTCATTCAATACCATCGAACTTGCTCCACTGATCGATGTGATTTCCTTTATTGTAATCTATTTTTTGATGAATGCTACATTGGAAAAAAATACAGCATTAAAAGTGGAACTACCTAGATCTTCAAGTGTCGCAAAAGAAAAACAAAAAGATGAATTGGTGATTACTGTCGATAAACAAGGAAAAATTTATTTAGATCAAAATTCGGAACCTGTTGCATTAGAAGGTCTCACCGAAAAAATTAATGGATTTTTGGGTCCTGAAAAGGAAAGAGATCCCAAAAAAAACAAAGTTATCATTCGCGGGGATGGTGGTGCATCTTACCAAGTTGTAGTTAAGGTGATTGATGCAGTGAATGCAGCAGGTGTTAGTCGCTTTAATTTAGCTATGGTAAAAGGCACATCAAAGTAA
- a CDS encoding patatin-like phospholipase family protein has product MKDLEGKIHLVSSLPLFRSLSKKEKTWVAESVHIVERERDEILFTAGDSDRSLFLILSGGIKLFLPKKGEGKREEEVQYLKKGEYFGIQSLLTGEKHNHTAVTVSESRFLVLSQSEFQKLIQKIPYLSITFSKMLTKSLRGELLGGKEYFRNSVICLVHSDSVTKNQFANELVNTIERESGKKSVILHFAQNGNSTSPQTKSYKFKDADRIKETLGKHYASHSFIFLEVFPDTDENLKQLLIEEADHIENLVSAKSESNLCDSITKDAKENEILYHETNIQEILDHGKWEIFIRRKARELSGVEMGVALGGGAALGLAQVGIMKVMEEEGIIPDMIAGTSIGAIIGAFWASGLGYKGILPLLGEIDSLFKMFKLVDLSFPGQGLLHGKHVRTLLEKYLGDLYFEDLPIKLRLISCDISTRQEIVLSEGKVLDAVMASISIPGVFVPQPQENGKTYVDGGIVNPLPVSALTQEGIQKIIAINSMPSSKDEMKTNKMLNLNVLDIIVNSLYSLQYRIGKYSAQEADVYLNPILPNSNWFEFWRSKEFIELGETVARSSIEEIKQLFSEKY; this is encoded by the coding sequence ATGAAAGATCTTGAAGGCAAAATCCACCTCGTATCGAGTTTACCCCTTTTCCGCAGTCTTTCCAAAAAAGAAAAAACTTGGGTGGCCGAGTCGGTGCATATCGTCGAACGCGAGAGAGATGAAATCCTTTTTACAGCAGGAGATAGTGACCGAAGTTTATTTTTGATTTTGTCCGGTGGAATCAAATTGTTCCTTCCTAAAAAAGGCGAGGGAAAACGTGAGGAAGAAGTTCAATACTTAAAAAAGGGAGAATATTTTGGAATTCAATCCCTCCTAACAGGGGAAAAACACAACCATACAGCCGTTACAGTCAGCGAATCCCGATTTTTAGTTTTATCTCAATCAGAATTCCAAAAACTCATCCAAAAGATTCCTTATCTTTCCATCACATTTTCTAAGATGCTCACAAAGTCTTTACGTGGTGAACTACTTGGTGGCAAAGAATACTTTCGTAATTCAGTCATTTGCCTTGTTCATTCTGATTCGGTCACGAAAAACCAATTTGCGAATGAACTTGTGAACACCATTGAAAGAGAATCGGGAAAAAAATCGGTTATCCTTCATTTTGCACAAAATGGAAACTCAACTTCTCCTCAAACAAAATCCTATAAGTTCAAAGATGCCGATCGGATCAAAGAAACATTAGGCAAACACTATGCCAGCCATTCGTTTATTTTTTTAGAAGTGTTCCCTGATACAGATGAAAACCTCAAACAACTCTTAATTGAGGAAGCTGATCATATTGAAAATTTAGTTTCGGCAAAGTCAGAATCAAACCTTTGTGATTCCATTACAAAGGACGCAAAGGAAAATGAAATCCTCTACCATGAAACAAACATCCAAGAAATTTTAGACCACGGAAAATGGGAAATTTTTATACGCCGAAAAGCGAGAGAACTTTCAGGAGTGGAAATGGGTGTAGCACTTGGCGGAGGTGCTGCCCTTGGCCTTGCTCAAGTGGGGATCATGAAAGTTATGGAAGAAGAAGGGATCATTCCTGATATGATCGCTGGTACAAGTATTGGTGCCATCATCGGCGCTTTTTGGGCAAGTGGACTCGGTTATAAAGGGATCCTTCCCTTACTCGGAGAAATTGATAGTCTATTCAAAATGTTCAAATTAGTGGACTTATCATTTCCTGGCCAAGGATTATTGCATGGCAAACATGTACGGACCCTTCTTGAAAAGTATCTTGGTGATTTGTATTTTGAAGACCTACCCATCAAACTTCGACTCATCAGCTGCGATATCTCCACAAGGCAAGAAATCGTTTTATCAGAAGGAAAAGTTTTGGATGCAGTCATGGCAAGTATTTCCATCCCAGGGGTCTTTGTCCCCCAACCGCAAGAAAATGGTAAAACCTATGTCGATGGTGGGATTGTAAATCCGCTTCCGGTTTCGGCCCTCACCCAAGAAGGAATCCAAAAGATTATCGCCATCAATTCAATGCCCAGTTCGAAAGACGAAATGAAAACAAATAAAATGTTAAATTTGAATGTCCTCGATATCATTGTGAACAGTTTGTATTCACTGCAATACCGAATTGGAAAGTACAGTGCTCAGGAAGCTGATGTGTATTTAAATCCAATCCTACCAAATTCTAATTGGTTTGAGTTTTGGAGGAGCAAAGAATTCATTGAGTTAGGCGAAACAGTTGCAAGAAGTTCCATTGAAGAAATCAAACAGCTGTTTAGCGAAAAATACTAA
- the recN gene encoding DNA repair protein RecN yields the protein MITHLKIKDFALFESLELSLSDGLTVFTGESGAGKSLIFDALASLFGGRCSTANIRQGKDRYSLQAVLSLSGQNLAKDYLMEQGFRYTGDEILITKELMKDGKARVKIGESLASTTHLRELGKTMAEIHCQNEQLFLLEKSNQLEFLDRFGNLESLKFKFKSSLQQYRHWKQKLSDFEETRKTMLKRKEILEYEVEEIEAISPKEGEEESLSSEESLLANGEKLAENYRLVLEELSEKENSILKVFPSLIHAIQKVTILIPEKREMLEEWEDVYDRLKSLKSVIREEEEELFFSPERLDMVQARLQDLKKLKKKYNVSISEINQLLDEKKSELERWKEQAGDEDFLRIKKDQCLSELKELGFQLSKLRRNAISQFEEEVQREMFDLGLEGGKLQVVLRWEENPEGEVEEGSKSYFLSESGLDQIEFYFSANPGEKPRPLRKVASGGELSRVMLALRSVLGKQAPSPQMLVLDEVDTGLGGEAAEAMATKLKKLARNSQILLITHTQQVAASGDHQIKIEKRQEGGRTVSEASILDFEERKRELARMIGGKQVTSAVLKAATDLLMKKAG from the coding sequence ATGATTACACATTTGAAAATTAAGGATTTTGCCCTTTTTGAATCTTTGGAACTATCCCTTTCGGATGGTCTCACTGTCTTCACTGGAGAATCTGGTGCTGGAAAATCATTAATTTTCGATGCATTGGCTTCACTTTTTGGTGGTCGTTGTTCCACTGCTAACATCAGGCAAGGGAAAGATCGTTATTCCTTACAAGCAGTGCTTTCTCTTTCGGGTCAAAACTTAGCCAAAGACTATTTGATGGAACAAGGGTTTCGTTATACTGGTGACGAAATCCTCATCACAAAAGAACTGATGAAAGATGGAAAGGCAAGGGTCAAAATTGGCGAGAGCCTTGCTTCCACGACCCATTTAAGGGAACTCGGAAAAACAATGGCCGAGATCCATTGCCAAAACGAACAACTCTTCCTGCTCGAAAAATCCAACCAATTGGAATTTCTCGATCGATTTGGGAATTTAGAGTCTTTGAAGTTCAAATTTAAGTCATCACTGCAACAGTACAGACATTGGAAACAGAAACTATCGGATTTCGAAGAAACAAGGAAAACGATGTTGAAACGAAAAGAAATTTTGGAATACGAAGTGGAAGAAATCGAAGCCATTTCACCTAAGGAAGGTGAAGAAGAAAGTTTGAGTTCGGAGGAGAGTTTACTTGCCAACGGTGAAAAACTTGCGGAAAACTATCGTTTGGTGTTAGAAGAACTTTCTGAAAAGGAAAATTCGATTTTAAAAGTATTCCCAAGTCTCATCCATGCCATCCAAAAAGTAACCATCCTTATCCCTGAAAAGAGAGAAATGTTAGAGGAATGGGAAGATGTTTATGACAGACTCAAATCCTTAAAGTCAGTGATCCGAGAGGAAGAAGAAGAACTTTTTTTTAGCCCAGAGAGACTCGATATGGTGCAAGCAAGGTTGCAAGACCTTAAAAAATTGAAGAAAAAATACAATGTGAGTATAAGCGAAATCAATCAACTTCTCGATGAAAAAAAATCGGAACTGGAACGTTGGAAAGAACAAGCAGGAGATGAAGATTTCCTTAGAATCAAAAAAGACCAATGCCTTTCCGAACTAAAAGAATTAGGTTTCCAACTTTCCAAACTCAGAAGGAATGCCATTTCCCAATTTGAGGAAGAAGTACAACGGGAAATGTTTGATTTGGGACTCGAGGGAGGAAAACTCCAAGTGGTCCTTCGTTGGGAGGAGAATCCAGAAGGGGAAGTGGAAGAAGGCTCAAAGTCCTATTTCCTTTCAGAATCAGGACTCGATCAGATTGAATTCTATTTTAGCGCCAATCCAGGAGAAAAACCAAGGCCATTGCGAAAAGTAGCCTCGGGTGGGGAATTATCTCGTGTGATGCTTGCCCTTCGGAGCGTCCTTGGCAAACAGGCGCCATCCCCTCAGATGTTAGTGCTTGATGAGGTGGATACAGGTCTTGGTGGTGAGGCAGCTGAGGCAATGGCTACCAAGCTTAAAAAATTAGCACGAAATTCTCAAATCCTCCTAATCACCCATACCCAACAAGTCGCGGCTTCAGGGGACCATCAAATTAAGATCGAAAAACGACAAGAAGGTGGTCGCACCGTCTCCGAAGCCTCTATTTTGGACTTTGAAGAGAGAAAAAGAGAGCTAGCTCGAATGATCGGTGGAAAACAAGTCACTTCGGCAGTCCTAAAGGCGGCTACTGATCTCTTGATGAAAAAAGCTGGTTAG
- a CDS encoding LIC11625 family surface-exposed protein, with amino-acid sequence MSSFFKFIFLICCCVTFLYSQQNSGLAEEFSKLEDHLRNPKLTEEQKKKNFESNMVSSVRSTLSKRFANPKKELKELKFQDLQSERREGTNTFYVKYKNYYFQYLFPVDPETYVTSPSEEIVLEKPEGLDLGSNAHKEEKKN; translated from the coding sequence ATGAGTTCATTTTTTAAGTTCATTTTTTTAATCTGTTGCTGTGTTACTTTTTTATATTCGCAACAAAACTCTGGTTTGGCGGAAGAGTTCTCAAAGCTTGAAGACCATCTGCGGAACCCAAAACTTACTGAAGAACAAAAGAAAAAAAACTTTGAATCAAATATGGTAAGTTCTGTTCGAAGTACTTTGTCGAAACGATTTGCCAATCCAAAGAAGGAATTAAAGGAATTAAAATTCCAAGACCTCCAATCAGAACGACGAGAGGGCACAAATACATTTTACGTTAAATATAAAAATTATTACTTTCAATATCTATTTCCAGTGGATCCAGAAACTTATGTTACTTCACCTTCGGAAGAAATTGTTTTAGAAAAACCAGAAGGATTGGATTTGGGATCTAACGCACATAAAGAAGAAAAAAAGAATTAA
- a CDS encoding ATP-dependent helicase, giving the protein MELVGLNSEQKLAVESVDGPLLILAGAGSGKTRVITYRIANLILNHNVYPNQILAVTFTNKAAEEMRSRCRSLLPSGSYEPFVRTFHSLCLYLLRREGKVLGLGSNFTVYDSDMQESLIKEILKSKEMDTKEFRPSSLANQFSQAKDSFLTAEEFAKKKADDAYTKSIASVFLEYEKRKNLRNALDFGDLILKTVILFRDFPVILEKYQRLWKYIMVDEYQDTNKIQYHLVQSLSSYHKNLCVVGDDDQSIYSWRGADISNILNFKKDYPEAIVVKLEENYRSTKTIIDSAAALISHNKNRTSKTLRTENPMGDKIKMTSYQNEMEEAEGIVQKIQAGARKGQKYSNFAIFYRTNSQSRYFEEALRKRAIPYKIFGGFRFFDRKEVKDLIAYLSVVVNPVDSTSLLRIINSPPRGIGDTTVNRLLSYSVKEGVSLFECLGKQIPEIKKGTIQKLSSLYRMFESAMEDLGKKTPSEIAYDVLEHSGYREFLENEGTEDSFSRLSNLNEFVNALKEFEESNPEASLEEYLSSISLITSEDNTKDLPDYVILMTVHNAKGLEFHHVFMAGMEEGTFPHFLSIDSFDGLEEERRLAYVAITRARKNLEISYSRFTRKFGEVDARLPSQFLEELPKENLEGEFTENRYGVRRPDATPRAERFQKSEEKFESVQAKSGDGEFQVGTKVRHKVYGEGRILSISGSGDNRKVEVRFGSHLDKKFLLAYTPLEIIS; this is encoded by the coding sequence GTGGAGTTAGTTGGTCTAAATTCGGAACAAAAACTAGCTGTTGAATCTGTTGATGGTCCCTTACTAATTTTAGCTGGAGCAGGCTCTGGAAAAACAAGAGTCATTACTTACAGAATTGCCAATCTCATTCTGAATCATAACGTATATCCAAATCAAATTTTAGCCGTCACATTTACAAATAAAGCAGCAGAAGAGATGCGATCCCGTTGTCGCAGCCTTTTGCCATCTGGTTCGTATGAACCCTTTGTTCGTACTTTTCACTCCTTGTGTTTGTATCTTTTACGGCGAGAAGGAAAAGTTTTAGGACTTGGTAGTAATTTCACAGTTTATGATAGTGATATGCAAGAATCACTCATTAAAGAAATTCTTAAGTCAAAGGAAATGGATACAAAAGAGTTTCGACCTTCCAGTCTCGCTAATCAGTTTTCTCAAGCAAAGGATTCATTTTTAACGGCAGAAGAATTTGCCAAAAAAAAAGCCGACGATGCGTATACAAAATCAATCGCGTCTGTCTTTTTAGAATATGAAAAACGAAAAAACCTAAGGAATGCCTTGGACTTTGGAGATTTAATTCTAAAAACTGTTATATTGTTTCGAGATTTTCCAGTCATTTTGGAGAAATACCAAAGGTTATGGAAATACATCATGGTAGATGAATACCAAGATACGAACAAAATCCAATATCATTTAGTACAATCACTTTCGTCTTATCATAAAAATTTATGTGTTGTAGGAGATGATGACCAATCGATTTACTCGTGGCGTGGTGCTGACATATCCAATATTCTTAACTTTAAAAAAGATTACCCCGAGGCGATAGTTGTTAAATTAGAAGAAAACTATCGTTCCACAAAAACTATCATTGATTCGGCAGCGGCTTTAATTTCGCATAACAAAAACCGTACGAGCAAAACCTTGAGAACTGAAAATCCGATGGGTGATAAAATCAAAATGACCTCTTATCAAAATGAAATGGAAGAGGCAGAAGGTATTGTTCAGAAAATACAAGCTGGTGCGAGAAAAGGGCAAAAGTATTCCAATTTCGCAATTTTTTATCGTACGAATTCTCAATCTAGATATTTTGAAGAGGCACTTAGGAAACGAGCAATTCCTTATAAAATATTTGGAGGGTTTCGATTTTTTGATCGAAAAGAGGTTAAGGATTTAATTGCATATTTGTCAGTAGTGGTAAATCCAGTAGATTCCACATCCTTATTACGTATCATCAATTCACCTCCAAGAGGAATTGGTGATACAACAGTTAATCGACTATTGTCTTATTCGGTGAAAGAAGGTGTCTCTTTATTTGAATGTTTAGGAAAACAAATTCCTGAAATTAAAAAAGGTACGATTCAAAAATTATCTTCATTATACCGGATGTTCGAATCAGCGATGGAAGATTTGGGAAAAAAAACTCCTTCAGAGATTGCTTATGATGTATTAGAACATTCTGGTTATCGCGAATTTTTAGAAAACGAAGGGACTGAAGATTCATTTTCTCGGCTTTCAAATTTAAATGAATTTGTGAATGCATTGAAAGAGTTTGAAGAATCCAATCCTGAAGCAAGTTTAGAGGAATATTTAAGTAGTATTTCACTGATTACAAGCGAAGATAATACGAAGGACCTTCCTGATTATGTTATCCTAATGACTGTTCATAACGCAAAAGGACTTGAATTCCATCATGTATTTATGGCAGGAATGGAAGAGGGAACGTTCCCACATTTTTTGTCCATTGATTCTTTTGATGGATTAGAAGAAGAACGTAGATTGGCATATGTTGCCATCACTCGAGCAAGAAAAAATTTAGAAATTAGTTATTCTCGTTTTACTCGTAAATTTGGAGAAGTTGATGCCAGGCTTCCCTCCCAATTTTTAGAAGAGTTACCTAAGGAAAATTTAGAAGGGGAATTTACAGAGAATCGATATGGGGTCCGAAGACCGGATGCCACTCCTCGAGCTGAACGATTTCAAAAATCAGAAGAGAAGTTTGAATCAGTACAAGCAAAGTCAGGAGATGGTGAATTTCAAGTTGGCACAAAAGTTAGACATAAAGTGTATGGAGAAGGCCGCATTCTAAGTATTTCAGGATCTGGTGACAATCGAAAGGTAGAAGTACGTTTTGGTTCTCATTTGGATAAAAAATTCTTATTGGCATATACACCGTTAGAGATAATATCATGA
- a CDS encoding MotA/TolQ/ExbB proton channel family protein produces MSFPFAKSDSIISSVPPQTIPILIILVSIVGFTIIVERLVYYWRLKSIPQDHFRRVRELAREGKWDDARDVLSQEVQSPAAVLLRMAFDLKRRGVSFWEDDIRQEGFRQIFLMERYLTGLGTIATIAPLLGVLGTVIGIVRSFAEGAGTQGAEVGISEALITTAMGLAIAIPAYIFYNIFSRMKEEKITEMENVTDLVLPHLNK; encoded by the coding sequence ATGTCTTTTCCTTTCGCCAAATCAGATTCAATCATTTCATCGGTTCCACCGCAAACCATACCGATCCTTATCATACTTGTGTCCATCGTTGGTTTTACCATCATTGTGGAACGCCTTGTATACTATTGGAGATTAAAAAGTATCCCTCAAGACCATTTTCGGAGAGTCCGAGAACTTGCCCGTGAAGGGAAGTGGGATGATGCAAGGGATGTGCTAAGTCAAGAGGTTCAATCCCCTGCGGCAGTGCTTCTTCGGATGGCTTTTGATCTCAAACGACGAGGTGTTTCATTTTGGGAAGACGACATACGTCAGGAAGGATTCCGCCAAATTTTTCTCATGGAGCGTTACCTGACGGGTCTTGGTACGATTGCAACGATTGCTCCGTTACTCGGTGTACTTGGAACGGTGATTGGAATTGTACGTTCGTTTGCTGAGGGTGCTGGAACTCAAGGTGCAGAAGTTGGTATTTCCGAAGCGCTCATTACGACAGCGATGGGTCTTGCCATTGCAATCCCCGCTTATATTTTTTATAATATATTCTCTCGAATGAAGGAAGAAAAAATTACGGAAATGGAAAACGTAACGGATCTTGTACTCCCTCATTTGAATAAATAA
- a CDS encoding BamA/OMP85 family outer membrane protein produces the protein MNARKNLKLFSLFFLSLLFLFSAEWVSLWSNRSVYIDKVITKIEFKGNINTSSDDILDLMDMRPGVQLSQGLLNADMRALFVSGFFYHIDIQGEADGDGVKILVIVKERPRVKDIDFIGADEVFPSDLRDKIPLKENEVITPKKVTLSKEVILKKYRDEGFFLAYVRFETEPVNPETNTVKVKFIIDEGEEIPVSKINIFGNNEIDTYDIQGIMDLKESGIIESGVFKESAFESDKQKIAAYLKSRGYVDAEISNEGTNWEIRWENPKKKDKRVVIVNFKIIEGEQYFYNGYTTNHDLTIAPNGMPQFLNKENNPIGTPKEEWAPVYPVKFLEDQYEFAPVDVGEVFDETKFQKDRASINEAYSAKGYLFAQVIPRRKVVELSDASISRYENCDKRGGADAVADCNEEYNRLNIARLRKIYEEEPKLRGKKFIHVDFTIRENNLAFIENIIIKGNKKTQDRVIRRELLFKPGDLFNSSLVNRSRERIFNLGYFKEVNFNMRPGSDETKMNLIIELVEQPTGTVSMGGGYGTITGFSIFTQLGENNLNGTGQQITGRVEFGPIRRYLQISWTEPWFLDKPWSLTLSAFYSSRTLFVGATSITENNNQGIKEVASYERSGVGVSAGIGHRFLINWTHFHRYSPSFFASTRPTSLVSDQVLAEVDRGWQFRSQLTNGIAYDSRDNIFNSTQGFNLIFSVDNVGQFLGGESHFDQFSPILEYYHTWFDYTFFGLIRKNALRRWRVVQQFRTSSVFTFERTPKYRNQDKERIPYIQVQDRLFLGGYESLRGWFFDDKYYPDEWKDGAASRVLFTSELRFPIEPSLLWFVIFFDAGSMYEQINRAVGERKEFFKNYDSLVASQRYSEPIETYLFENYNSFGKKIPDSPLVVNDPGNLVLSSKNLSMSNFRFSWGFGLRIQIPVLPLRLYFAQRIRYTGVEDRPFGLYPDNNSFQFVFGIGDMRF, from the coding sequence TTGAACGCTCGTAAAAACTTAAAACTCTTCAGCTTATTTTTTCTCTCTTTGCTATTTTTGTTCTCAGCAGAGTGGGTTTCTTTATGGTCAAATCGTTCTGTTTATATCGATAAAGTTATCACAAAGATAGAGTTTAAAGGGAATATAAATACTTCATCGGACGATATCTTGGATTTAATGGATATGCGTCCAGGTGTTCAATTGTCTCAAGGTTTACTCAATGCCGATATGAGGGCACTCTTTGTATCTGGTTTTTTTTATCACATCGACATCCAGGGGGAAGCGGATGGCGATGGTGTAAAAATCTTAGTCATCGTAAAAGAGCGGCCAAGAGTAAAAGATATCGATTTTATAGGTGCTGATGAAGTTTTTCCTTCTGACCTTAGAGATAAAATACCACTAAAAGAAAATGAAGTAATCACACCCAAAAAAGTAACTCTTTCCAAAGAAGTGATTTTGAAAAAATATCGGGATGAAGGATTTTTTCTCGCTTACGTAAGATTTGAAACGGAACCAGTAAACCCAGAAACAAATACGGTTAAGGTGAAGTTTATCATTGATGAAGGAGAAGAGATCCCTGTTAGTAAGATCAATATCTTCGGAAACAATGAAATTGATACTTATGATATCCAAGGTATCATGGATTTGAAAGAAAGTGGTATCATTGAATCGGGAGTTTTTAAGGAATCTGCTTTTGAATCAGACAAACAAAAAATCGCAGCGTATTTGAAATCCCGTGGTTATGTAGATGCTGAGATTAGTAATGAAGGTACTAATTGGGAAATCCGTTGGGAAAATCCTAAGAAAAAAGACAAACGTGTCGTCATTGTAAACTTTAAGATCATTGAAGGGGAACAATATTTCTATAATGGATATACTACCAATCATGATTTGACCATCGCTCCCAATGGGATGCCACAATTTCTAAACAAAGAAAATAATCCAATTGGTACGCCGAAAGAAGAATGGGCTCCGGTTTATCCTGTTAAATTTTTAGAAGACCAATATGAATTTGCACCTGTTGACGTGGGTGAAGTTTTTGATGAGACAAAATTCCAAAAAGATAGGGCCTCGATTAACGAAGCATATTCGGCAAAAGGTTACCTTTTTGCACAGGTAATTCCTCGAAGAAAGGTTGTCGAATTGAGTGATGCATCAATATCCAGATATGAAAATTGTGATAAACGAGGTGGTGCTGATGCAGTTGCTGATTGTAATGAAGAATACAATCGATTGAATATTGCAAGACTTCGGAAAATTTACGAAGAAGAACCGAAGTTACGTGGTAAAAAATTCATTCATGTTGATTTTACCATTCGTGAAAATAACTTAGCTTTCATTGAAAATATTATCATTAAAGGAAATAAAAAAACACAAGACCGAGTTATCCGCCGTGAACTTTTATTCAAACCTGGTGATTTATTCAATTCGTCACTTGTCAATCGTTCCAGAGAAAGGATTTTTAACTTAGGTTATTTCAAAGAAGTTAACTTTAATATGAGACCTGGTTCTGATGAGACAAAAATGAATTTGATCATTGAACTAGTGGAACAGCCAACAGGTACTGTTTCTATGGGTGGTGGTTACGGAACAATTACTGGATTTTCTATCTTTACTCAGTTAGGTGAAAACAATTTAAATGGAACTGGCCAACAGATTACAGGAAGGGTAGAGTTTGGTCCCATCCGAAGATACCTTCAAATTTCTTGGACAGAACCTTGGTTTTTGGACAAACCTTGGTCTTTAACACTATCTGCATTTTATTCTTCTCGAACTTTATTTGTCGGTGCCACTTCGATTACAGAAAATAATAACCAGGGGATCAAGGAAGTAGCTTCCTATGAAAGGTCAGGGGTTGGTGTGAGTGCTGGTATTGGGCATCGATTTCTCATCAACTGGACACATTTTCATCGTTATTCACCTTCGTTTTTTGCATCAACGAGACCTACATCTCTTGTGTCAGACCAGGTACTTGCGGAGGTGGATCGTGGTTGGCAATTTAGGTCTCAGCTAACAAACGGTATTGCCTATGATAGCCGTGATAACATATTTAATTCAACACAAGGTTTTAACTTAATTTTTTCAGTCGATAACGTTGGACAGTTTCTTGGCGGAGAAAGTCATTTTGACCAATTTAGTCCAATCTTAGAATACTACCATACTTGGTTTGATTATACATTCTTTGGATTGATTCGTAAAAACGCACTCCGTAGGTGGAGAGTTGTCCAACAATTTCGAACTTCATCAGTTTTTACCTTTGAGAGAACTCCTAAATATAGAAACCAAGATAAAGAACGAATTCCCTATATCCAAGTACAAGATCGTTTGTTCCTTGGAGGTTATGAATCTCTCCGCGGATGGTTTTTTGATGATAAGTACTATCCAGACGAATGGAAAGATGGAGCTGCAAGTAGGGTTTTATTTACTTCAGAATTACGATTTCCAATCGAACCTTCTTTGTTGTGGTTTGTTATCTTTTTTGATGCAGGGTCAATGTATGAACAAATCAATCGTGCTGTTGGAGAAAGAAAAGAATTCTTCAAAAATTATGATAGTTTAGTGGCTTCGCAAAGGTATTCAGAACCAATCGAAACCTACTTATTCGAAAATTATAATTCATTCGGTAAAAAAATTCCTGATTCTCCTTTGGTTGTCAATGATCCAGGAAACTTAGTTTTATCGAGTAAAAACCTTTCCATGTCAAACTTTCGGTTTTCATGGGGTTTTGGTTTACGGATTCAAATTCCTGTTTTACCACTTCGATTGTACTTTGCCCAAAGGATTCGATATACGGGTGTGGAAGACAGACCTTTTGGTTTATATCCTGATAATAATAGTTTTCAGTTTGTTTTTGGTATTGGGGATATGCGATTCTAA